The following proteins are co-located in the Paludibaculum fermentans genome:
- a CDS encoding PEP-CTERM sorting domain-containing protein, producing MGLTSLTAGDTYDINWDFSNDPFVTIPLNISKITFWLDVTGANSGPIKLVLYTQGATTVDVVVAQGSFNHAANSAFTNGDFEFPALNAAIAPTGLFKTSLGWLTGITGGKLNSATVTIEAVPEPSTWGLMGAGLLGLIGFARRRKSA from the coding sequence ATGGGCCTGACATCGCTCACCGCCGGCGACACCTACGATATCAACTGGGATTTTTCGAACGATCCGTTCGTTACGATCCCGCTCAACATTTCGAAGATCACCTTCTGGCTGGATGTCACTGGCGCAAACAGTGGTCCCATCAAGTTGGTGCTGTACACGCAGGGTGCCACGACCGTCGACGTCGTGGTGGCGCAGGGCTCGTTCAATCACGCCGCGAACAGCGCTTTCACCAATGGTGATTTCGAGTTCCCGGCTCTGAACGCGGCGATCGCGCCCACGGGCCTCTTCAAAACGTCGCTGGGTTGGCTCACGGGCATCACCGGTGGCAAGCTGAACAGCGCCACTGTGACGATCGAAGCTGTTCCCGAACCGTCCACCTGGGGCCTCATGGGCGCCGGTCTGCTCGGTTTGATCGGCTTCGCCCGCCGCCGCAAGTCTGCCTGA
- a CDS encoding PEP-CTERM sorting domain-containing protein produces MRILLATVGTVLLSTASFAAPIFLTDTFSVGSAQAQNGNLGSPITVAASQNNTPIAGYSRTVFVKKLGIPGSDPSNVGGLVNLGVFKVSTDSDVNGISGAYYEPTSAQDLTGAAEAFAIDWVKADLAGGSLTFFVTSSTGGTVTARITDVLNSASTAWYTQPTNVAPTHTYAATLAQILSNQNGFNIGAVTGFGFYHTTALDQDSQYDNFAVSTPEPGTYALMGAGLAALAFLRRRK; encoded by the coding sequence ATGAGAATTTTGCTTGCGACCGTAGGCACGGTGCTGCTCAGCACTGCGTCCTTCGCTGCGCCGATTTTTCTGACCGACACGTTTAGCGTCGGCAGCGCCCAGGCCCAGAATGGTAACCTCGGCAGCCCGATCACCGTGGCGGCATCCCAGAACAACACCCCGATTGCCGGCTACTCACGCACTGTCTTCGTTAAGAAGCTCGGCATCCCGGGCAGCGACCCCAGCAATGTGGGCGGTCTTGTCAACCTGGGCGTGTTCAAGGTTTCGACGGATTCCGACGTAAACGGTATCTCGGGTGCGTACTACGAACCCACTTCCGCTCAGGATCTGACCGGCGCCGCTGAAGCTTTCGCCATCGATTGGGTGAAGGCTGACCTCGCCGGCGGTTCTCTCACGTTCTTCGTCACCAGCAGCACCGGTGGCACCGTGACGGCCCGCATCACTGACGTCCTGAACTCGGCCAGCACGGCATGGTACACCCAGCCGACGAACGTTGCTCCGACTCACACCTATGCGGCTACCCTGGCTCAGATCCTCTCGAACCAGAACGGCTTCAACATTGGCGCAGTCACTGGTTTCGGGTTCTATCACACGACGGCCCTCGACCAGGATTCCCAGTACGACAACTTCGCAGTGTCGACCCCTGAGCCCGGCACCTACGCCCTGATGGGCGCTGGTCTCGCCGCTCTGGCGTTCCTCCGCCGCCGGAAGTAG
- a CDS encoding transketolase, producing MQRTQNPSELSSIARQVRRHILTMITAAKSGHPGGSLSAVEILVTLYWDVLRHDPANPKWPERDRFILSKGHAAPVLYSVMAECGYTPVETLNTLRKLGSIYQGHPDVRYIPALEASTGSLGEGLSLALGMGLAAKLDKSPSRAYVVLGDGEIQEGQIWEAAMFGSFHKVDNVCAIVDNNGIQLDGFVKDILDLSPLAEKWRAFGWHTLEINGHDISAVQKAFAEAAETKGKPTCIVAHTVKGKGVSFMENNPKWHGVAPKPEELELALKELA from the coding sequence ATGCAGCGCACGCAGAACCCCTCAGAGCTGTCCTCCATAGCGCGCCAGGTCAGGCGTCACATCCTCACAATGATCACGGCTGCCAAGTCGGGCCACCCGGGTGGATCCCTTTCGGCCGTGGAGATTCTGGTCACCTTATATTGGGACGTGCTACGCCACGATCCGGCCAACCCCAAGTGGCCCGAGCGGGACCGTTTCATCCTTTCTAAAGGACACGCCGCTCCGGTGCTTTACTCGGTGATGGCCGAGTGCGGATACACGCCGGTCGAGACATTGAACACGCTCAGGAAGCTGGGCTCCATCTATCAAGGTCACCCGGATGTGCGCTACATCCCCGCCCTGGAGGCATCCACGGGCTCGCTGGGCGAAGGCCTGAGCCTGGCCCTCGGCATGGGCCTGGCGGCGAAGCTCGACAAGTCCCCTTCCCGCGCCTATGTGGTACTGGGCGACGGTGAGATCCAGGAAGGCCAGATCTGGGAAGCAGCCATGTTTGGCTCCTTTCATAAGGTGGATAACGTCTGCGCCATCGTCGACAACAACGGCATCCAGCTGGACGGCTTCGTAAAGGATATCCTCGACCTGTCGCCGCTGGCCGAGAAGTGGAGAGCGTTCGGGTGGCATACTCTTGAGATTAACGGCCACGACATCAGCGCTGTCCAGAAGGCCTTTGCGGAGGCTGCCGAGACGAAGGGTAAGCCCACCTGTATTGTGGCCCACACCGTGAAGGGCAAGGGCGTCAGCTTCATGGAGAACAACCCGAAATGGCATGGTGTTGCTCCGAAGCCGGAAGAACTGGAACTCGCATTGAAGGAGCTTGCCTAA
- a CDS encoding transketolase family protein, whose product MPANVKYELKLGAATREAFGKTLAELGHENANIVVGDADLTKSTMTTYFAKEFPERLFECGIAEANMVAIGAGLALSGKIPFVSSFSAFVMTKGFEQLRCLVAYPNVNLKVVGTHSGISIGEDGPSQMSMEDLALACALPNFTVLCPADEVATAWAVRWAAEHVGPVFIRTGRVKVPVIYPAGTKFEIGKAVELVSGTDVTLIATGLVVAEAIRAAEQLEAEGISARVLDIHTIKPIDEEAIGKAAAETGALVVAEEHLVDSGLGVRVAQAAAKTHPAPIEFVGLTEFAESATPDELLDKYGMRADNIAAAARRVLARKK is encoded by the coding sequence ATGCCGGCAAACGTAAAATACGAACTCAAACTGGGCGCTGCCACGCGCGAGGCGTTTGGCAAGACGCTGGCCGAACTGGGCCACGAGAACGCGAATATTGTCGTCGGCGACGCCGACCTGACGAAGTCGACGATGACCACCTACTTCGCCAAGGAATTCCCTGAGCGTCTGTTCGAGTGCGGCATCGCCGAGGCGAACATGGTCGCCATCGGCGCCGGCCTGGCCCTGTCGGGCAAGATTCCGTTTGTGTCCAGCTTCTCGGCCTTCGTCATGACGAAGGGCTTTGAGCAGTTGCGCTGCCTGGTGGCCTATCCGAACGTGAACCTGAAAGTGGTGGGCACGCACAGCGGCATTTCGATCGGCGAAGATGGCCCGTCGCAGATGAGCATGGAAGATCTGGCCCTGGCCTGCGCCCTGCCCAATTTCACGGTGCTGTGTCCGGCCGACGAAGTGGCGACTGCCTGGGCTGTCCGTTGGGCGGCCGAGCATGTGGGTCCGGTCTTCATCCGCACGGGCCGCGTCAAAGTTCCGGTGATCTACCCGGCCGGAACGAAGTTCGAGATCGGCAAGGCAGTTGAGCTCGTGAGCGGCACCGATGTGACGCTGATCGCCACCGGCCTGGTGGTGGCGGAAGCCATTCGCGCCGCCGAGCAGTTGGAAGCCGAAGGCATTTCGGCCCGGGTGCTGGACATCCACACCATCAAGCCGATTGATGAAGAAGCGATTGGCAAGGCAGCCGCGGAGACGGGCGCGCTGGTCGTCGCGGAAGAGCATCTGGTGGATAGCGGGCTGGGTGTGCGCGTGGCGCAGGCCGCGGCCAAGACCCACCCGGCTCCGATTGAATTCGTAGGCTTGACGGAGTTCGCGGAATCGGCCACTCCTGACGAATTACTGGATAAGTACGGTATGCGCGCCGATAACATCGCGGCGGCAGCCCGCCGCGTCCTCGCCCGCAAGAAATAG
- a CDS encoding histidine kinase, producing the protein MMSAMDVNGKPPSPVNLAWSGADAVRQQDRRRVSRRLHDDLGPTLCSAGLMVGLLRSNWPELNRESRELLDTIQEALESAVDSVRVLSYQSDPGIVARCGLRKAIELIAQGRPVDFTFEAGTPVWSLEQAESLCRIIGDALLAWDASERPGRLQLNLGQCAVQLRAPAGELLTEAALEAVRQIAARANLWVEYRDSSVTELSVTPGKEP; encoded by the coding sequence ATGATGAGCGCGATGGATGTGAACGGGAAGCCGCCGTCGCCGGTCAATCTGGCATGGAGTGGAGCAGATGCAGTCCGCCAGCAGGACAGGCGCCGTGTGAGCCGGAGGCTGCACGACGACCTGGGCCCGACGCTGTGCTCGGCAGGCCTCATGGTGGGTTTGTTGCGCAGCAACTGGCCGGAGCTGAATCGGGAATCCCGGGAACTCCTCGACACGATCCAGGAGGCTTTGGAATCGGCTGTCGATTCCGTCAGGGTTCTGAGCTACCAGTCGGACCCCGGAATCGTGGCTCGTTGCGGCCTGCGCAAGGCGATCGAACTGATTGCCCAGGGCAGGCCGGTGGATTTTACCTTCGAAGCAGGGACCCCCGTATGGTCTTTGGAGCAGGCCGAGTCGCTTTGCCGTATCATTGGTGATGCACTCCTGGCTTGGGACGCATCGGAGCGTCCTGGCCGGTTGCAACTTAATCTTGGGCAGTGCGCAGTGCAACTGCGAGCGCCGGCCGGTGAACTGCTCACAGAAGCAGCGCTGGAAGCCGTCCGCCAGATAGCTGCACGCGCCAACCTTTGGGTGGAGTACCGGGATTCCTCGGTAACGGAGCTCTCCGTTACTCCCGGCAAGGAACCTTGA
- a CDS encoding response regulator gives MHTLLLVDDHKIMRDGLRAILKNSGEFDVVAEAETGTDAIALARSLRPQLILMDINLPGISGIEATGEIMRHTPETKIVILSMHDDESSVIRSIRSGARAFVLKKASDRDLLDALRTVARGGSYLSPQVSDTFLARVQRGNLNDSQGRTPVQALTPREQQVMRMVAEGQTSKEIAVVLNLSLQTIRGYRKTLMKKLGVSNVAGLTQVALANGLSNSHGPTGRGAVAG, from the coding sequence ATGCATACCCTGCTGTTGGTGGACGATCACAAGATCATGCGCGACGGTCTGCGCGCGATTTTGAAGAACTCGGGTGAATTTGATGTGGTGGCTGAGGCGGAAACGGGCACGGATGCCATTGCACTCGCGCGGTCATTGCGGCCCCAATTGATCCTGATGGATATCAATTTGCCGGGCATCAGCGGAATTGAAGCGACCGGCGAAATCATGCGTCATACGCCGGAGACGAAAATTGTCATACTCTCGATGCACGATGACGAGAGTTCAGTGATCCGGTCAATCCGCAGCGGCGCGCGTGCCTTCGTGCTGAAGAAGGCCAGCGATCGCGATCTGCTGGACGCCCTGCGGACAGTGGCCCGCGGAGGCTCCTACCTGAGCCCCCAAGTGTCCGATACCTTCCTGGCCCGCGTACAGCGCGGCAATCTCAACGACTCGCAGGGACGTACCCCGGTCCAGGCACTCACCCCGCGCGAACAGCAGGTGATGCGGATGGTGGCGGAAGGCCAGACCAGCAAGGAGATCGCCGTCGTGCTCAACCTGAGCCTGCAGACGATCCGAGGCTATCGGAAGACCCTCATGAAGAAGTTGGGTGTCAGCAATGTGGCCGGGCTTACCCAGGTCGCGCTGGCCAATGGTCTGTCAAATTCGCACGGACCCACCGGCCGCGGCGCCGTAGCCGGGTAA
- a CDS encoding amidohydrolase family protein — MQTLWGQIAVADAHVHFFSRSFLRQLAVQKGGSATPSDLCVTLGWEPPPETAEQCAAQWAAELVRNDVSQAALIASLPGEEDSVMAAVAAIPGRFFGWFFLNPMAPDARDRCERGFRNGLKAVCLLPAMHNYSLGDVRVEEIFRTAANCRGTVFVHCGVLSVGFRQRLGLPCPFDMRYSNPLDLHPLALKYPAVNIVIPHFGAGFFREALMLADMCPNVYMDTSSSNAWTRYLTPPPTLEQIFRQALAVVGPRRLLFGTDSSYFPRGWHKLVFDDQVNALWKVGIRGDDAADILGGNLRSLMRGR; from the coding sequence ATGCAGACTCTCTGGGGCCAGATCGCCGTCGCTGACGCACATGTCCATTTTTTCTCCCGGAGCTTCCTGCGCCAACTGGCGGTCCAGAAGGGTGGTTCGGCGACGCCCAGCGACCTGTGCGTGACCCTGGGCTGGGAACCACCGCCGGAAACCGCTGAGCAGTGCGCCGCGCAGTGGGCGGCTGAACTGGTCCGCAACGATGTCTCGCAAGCCGCCCTCATCGCAAGCCTGCCGGGGGAAGAGGATTCCGTCATGGCGGCGGTGGCGGCCATTCCCGGACGCTTCTTCGGCTGGTTCTTCCTGAATCCGATGGCGCCCGACGCCCGGGACCGCTGCGAGCGCGGCTTCCGCAACGGCCTGAAAGCGGTATGCCTGTTGCCGGCGATGCACAATTACTCGCTGGGCGACGTCCGGGTGGAGGAGATCTTCCGCACAGCCGCGAACTGCCGCGGCACCGTCTTTGTGCATTGCGGGGTGCTCTCCGTGGGCTTCCGCCAGAGGCTGGGCCTGCCCTGCCCCTTCGACATGCGGTATTCGAATCCGCTGGACCTGCATCCCCTGGCGCTGAAGTACCCCGCGGTCAACATTGTGATCCCGCATTTCGGAGCCGGCTTCTTCCGCGAAGCGCTGATGCTCGCCGACATGTGTCCCAACGTCTATATGGACACGTCGAGCAGCAATGCCTGGACCCGCTATCTCACGCCGCCGCCGACCCTGGAGCAGATCTTCCGCCAAGCCCTGGCTGTTGTCGGGCCGCGCCGGCTGCTGTTCGGCACGGATTCGTCCTACTTCCCGCGGGGCTGGCACAAGCTGGTCTTTGACGACCAGGTGAACGCGCTATGGAAAGTGGGCATACGCGGTGACGATGCGGCCGACATCCTGGGCGGCAACCTGCGCAGCCTGATGCGCGGCCGTTAA